A part of Lampris incognitus isolate fLamInc1 chromosome 21, fLamInc1.hap2, whole genome shotgun sequence genomic DNA contains:
- the raph1b gene encoding ras-associated and pleckstrin homology domains-containing protein 1b isoform X5 — protein MDQVSDDELDHGAEEDSDKEDQDLDKMFGAWLGELDKLTQSLDDGRPQKTMQKPPLRQETNMANFSYRFSMYNINEALNQGDTVDLDALMADLCSIEQELNTIGKPNSISRGQTKGHQRAPGGRSASAKQTSTTTGGGSSGGSTSSSTRASPANTVRGGSTNARPVASNFSLDDITAQLEKASLSMDEAARQTTSCSSSSSSSSSSSVSSATLRRPSSGLSGSGQHRRTGSVGAVSEQEAASQRSSVNSACPSMSSMDSLDIDKVLSGGEADGQGQSAPSTQGQGQTSTEEEQAAKLKAEKIRVALEKIKEAQVKKLVIRVHMSDESSKTMMVDERQSVRQVLDSLLDKSHCGYSPDWSLVETINELQMERIFEDHENLVENLLNWTRDSHNKLMFIERIEKYALFKNPQNYLLGRKETSEMADRNKEALLEECFCGGSVSVPEIEGVLWLKEDGKKSWKKRYFLLRASGIYYVPKGKAKASRDLVCFLQLDHINVYYGQDYRSKYKAPTDYCLALKHPQIQKKSQYIKYLCCDDVRTLHQWVNGIRIAKYGKQLYANYQEAMKRTEAAYDWSSLSTSSIRSGSSSASIPESQSNHSGQSDSGVDTGSSHGRSQSVVSSIFSEAWKRGTQMEESTKQMRMEASRGSTLPHTPHSHRHHSQHSAEHPTATPTPTQPQPQPQHHQAPQHQHPPPQPQPQPQQQQQPSQAQPLIPPPPPPHQQLPPQSQPPQQMPQQPPQVPQQTQQYQQQQQLLQQQQLQQQLLQQQLLQQQLQQQQLQQKLLQQQQLQQQQQQQYQHLQQQQQQQLLQQQQQQPPPQAQATNSIHTPQQQQQPSPPLPPPPPPPPPPPPPPVQSVSHHSPALTMYKYSTITRLQNRNASQGASHHKPANHLPPVVQQAPPQAPAPPLAQVPVKPQANHIPPPPPPPPPPPPMPAPGSAMAVLKLAPPSPAASNAFIPSPPPTNGVAFPPPPPPPPPPAPKPGPCQPICSSGLKQALKERFPSPPRDLLSPISGLEESPPPAPAPPPPPPPPPPPPPPPPPPQQFPVPAQFPPPPTPPPAPPKTFTPGFLPQTAPKPMSPVSPFPPAPPPAALAPPPPASLAPPPPPPPPPPAPLKKQFSLQAGHTSSQPPPTLPKQHSLSKAPLISTGAPPSTSLVKQIASQFPGASFQAANHTESLKAPLSPPAVKAKPKWQPGGGQQQSPEFPPPPSETTGGFSAPPPPPPPPPAPVCGPTPPPPPLPPGDMGSLLRKSPSGSSAFCGKKPPPTPQRNSSIKSDSSASYQESRRNLLSKFAPQMSAHPPSSPCPTSSSTASPSKEPPVGPPAPPKPGKLNLANLPAALQAKISHAHQSSGDFPSPPPECAYFPPPPPASDLFPPPPPPAGDTHIGAPKVAVVNPQPQAPPPPPPASLVNNPTWGKGSLKKTPPPTLGRRGNATPEPPPLSPAPQHPPPTSPKGSTGQPNFLEDLSRTLRRKSVGRQGSLASSHLPDPAGTMDDMALPPPPPELLLDPEKQGNGAYASGGISGYATLRRGPPPAPPKRGDTTKLTGEC, from the exons atgGACCAGGTGTCAGATGACGAGTTGGACCATGGAGCGGAGGAGGACAGTGATAAGGAGGACCAGGACCTGGACAAGATGTTTGgagcctggctgggagagctggacaaactcacacag AGTCTGGATGACGGCAGGCCGCAGAAGACCATGCAGAAGCCCCCCCTCAGGCAGGAAACCAATATGGCCAACTTTTCCTACCGCTTCTCTATGTACAATATCAACG AGGCGTTGAACCAGGGGGACACGGTGGATCTGGACGCCCTCATGGCCGACCTGTGCTCCATCGAGCAAGAGCTCAACACCATCGGAAAGCCCAACTCCATATCAAGGGGCCAGACCAAGGGCCACCAACGGGCCCCCGGGGGACGCAGTGCCAGCGCCAAGCAGACGAGCACCACCACGGGAGGGGGCAGCAGTGGAG GGAGCACCAGCAGCAGTACCCGGGCGTCACCAGCCAACACGGTCCGAGGCGGCAGCACCAACGCCCGCCCCGTGGCCTCCAACTTCTCTCTAGACGACATCACAGCTCAGCTGGAGAAGGCCTCCCTCAGCATGGATGAAGCGGCTCGACAGACCACTTCCtgttcctcctcctcgtcctcctcctcgtctTCCTCCGTCTCCTCCGCCACGCTCCGGCGGCCGTCGTCCGGCCTGTCCGGCAGTGGGCAGCACCGACGGACTGGCTCAGTGGGTGCGGTCAGCGAGCAGGAAGCCGCGTCGCAGCGGTCCAGTGTGAATTCTGCATGTCCGTCCATGTCCAGCATGGACTCCCTGGACATCGACAAGGTGCTGAGCGGGGGGGAGGCCGACGGGCAGGGGCAGAGCGCCCCGAGCACCCAGGGACAAGGCCAGACCAGCACAGAG GAGGAGCAGGCTGCCAAACTGAAGGCAGAGAAGATCCGAGTGGCCCTGGAGAAAATCAAGGAGGCACAGGTCAAAAAG ctGGTGATCAGGGTCCACATGTCGGACGAGAGTTCCAAAACCATGATGGTAGATGAGAGGCAGTCAGTCAGGCAGGTGCTGGACAGCCTGCTGGACAAGTCGCACTGCGGCTACAGCCCCGACTGGTCTCTGGTGGAGACCATCAACGAACTGCAGATGG AACGCATCTTTGAGGACCACGAGAACCTGGTGGAGAACCTGTTAAACTGGACCAGGGACAGCCACAACAAGCTCATGTTCATCGAACGCATCGAGAAGTACGCACTTTTTAAGAACCCCCAG AACTATCTGCTGGGGCGGAAGGAGACGTCTGAAATGGCCGATAGGAACAAGGAGGCTTTATTAGAG GAATGTTTCTGCGGCGGCTCAGTGTCTGTTCCAGAGATTGAGGGTGTGCTGTGGCTGAAGGAGGACGGAAAGAAGTCATGGAAGAAGCGCTACTTCCTCCTCAGAGCCTCAGGGATCTATTATGTCCCCAAAGGCAAAGCCAAG GCCTCTAGAGATCTGGTTTGCTTTCTGCAGCTGGACCACATTAACGTGTACTATGGCCAGGACTACCGCAGCAAATACAAGGCTCCTACTGACTACTGCCTGGCTCTGAAG CATCCCCAGATCCAGAAGAAGTCCCAGTACATTAAGTACCTCTGCTGCGATGACGTTCGGACCCTGCACCAATGGGTCAATGGCATTCGGATCGCTAAG taTGGGAAGCAGCTATACGCAAACTATCAGGAAGCCATGAAGAGGACCGAGGCAGCCTACGACTggtcctctctctccacctccagcATCCGATCTGGCTCCAGCTCCGCCAGTATACCTG AGTCCCAGTCTAACCATTCAGGCCAGTCAGACAGTGGCGTGGACACAGGTTCCTCTCACGGCCGCTCTCAGAGTGTGGTGAGCTCCATTTTCTCAGAGGCTTGGAAGAGGGGCACGCAGATGGAGGAAAGCACCAAG CAGATGAGGATGGAGGCATCCAGAGGGTCCACCCTCCCCCATACGCCTCACAGCCACAGGCATCACAGCCAGCATTCGGCAGAGCACCCCACCGCGACTCCCACTCCGACTCAGCCTCAACCGCAACCGCAGCACCACCAGGCCCCCCAGCATCAGCACCCACCCCCCCAACCACAACCCCaaccccagcagcagcagcagccctcaCAGGCCCAGCCTTTAATACCCCCGCCACCCCCGCCGCATCAGCAGCTGCCCCCCCAGTCTCAGCCCCCTCAGCAGATGCCCCAGCAGCCACCCCAGGTACCCCAACAAACACAACAAtatcagcaacagcaacaactgcTCCAACAACAACAACTCCAACAACAACTGCTCCAACAACAACTGCTCCAACAACAACTCCAACAACAACAACTCCAACAAAAACTGCTCCAACAACAACAgctgcagcaacaacaacaacaacaatatcaacatctacaacagcaacaacaacaacagctactgcagcagcagcagcagcagccaccaCCACAGGCACAAGCCACCAACAGCATCCACACCcctcaacagcaacaacagccaTCCCCACCGCtccctcctcccccacccccaccccctccccctcctcctccccccgtcCAGAGTGTGTCACACCACTCGCCGGCCCTCACAATGTACAAGTACAGCACCATAACCAGGCTCCAGAACCGGAACGCCTCCCAGGGTGCCAGCCATCACAAGCCGGCCAATCACCTTCCTCCAGTGGTCCAGCAAGCCCCGCCCCAGGCTCCCGCGCCACCACTCGCTCAGGTACCTGTCAAGCCCCAGGCTAACCATATCCCCCCACCAcctcccccacctccacccccaccacccaTGCCAGCCCCTGGGTCGGCCATGGCCGTGCTGAAGCTGGCCCCTCCCAGCCCAGCTGCCTCCAATGCTTTCATCCCATCGCCTCCACCGACCAATGGTGTGGCATttcctccaccccctccccctcctcccccaccagCTCCCAAGCCAGGCCCGTGCCAACCAATCTGCTCCAGTGGGTTGAAGCAGGCCCTGAAGGAGAGGTTCCCCAGCCCGCCCCGAGATCTCCTCTCCCCAATCAGTGGACTGGAGGAGTCCCCACCACCTGCCCCTGCCCCTCCGCCCCCACCTcccccaccacctccacccccaccacctccccctcccccacagcaGTTCCCTGTGCCTGCCCAGTTCCCACCTCCTCCTACACCCCCACCAGCTCCACCCAAAACCTTCACTCCAGGCTTCCTCCCTCAGACTGCCCCCAAACCCATGTCTCCTGTCTCCCCATTCCCTCCTGCTCCACCCCCGGCTGCCCTGGCCCCACCACCGCCAGCATCCCTGgccccacctcctccccctcctcctcccccgcctgCACCACTGAAGAAGCAGTTCAGCCTCCAGGCGGGCCACACATCCAGTCAGCCGCCACCAACTCTGCCCAAGCAGCACAGCCTGTCTAAGGCTCCACTCATTTCCACCGGAGCACCTCCCAGCACTTCCTTAGTCAAGCAGATCGCTAGTCAGTTCCCGGGGGCATCGTTCCAGGCAGCCAATCACACAGAGAGCCTTAAAGCACCGCTCTCCCCACCTGCTGTGAAGGCCAAACCAAAATGGCAGCCCGGTGGTGGCCAGCAGCAGTCCCCAGAGTTCCCTCCTCCCCCTTCTGAGACCACCGGAGGCTTTTCGGCCCCTCCCCCaccaccccctcctccccctgccCCCGTCTGTGGCCCCACACCGcctcctccacctcttcctcctGGAGACATGGGCTCCCTTTTGAGGAAGTCCCCTTCTGGCTCCTCAGCCTTTTGTGGGAAGAAGCCGCCCCCCACCCCGCAGAGGAACTCCAGCATCAAGTCCGACTCCTCGGCTTCCTACCAGGAGTCTAGGAGAAACCTCCTCAGTAAGTTCGCTCCTCAGATGAGTGCAcatcctccctcctccccctgtCCTACCTCCTCTTCCACGGCATCTCCTTCCAAGGAGCCCCCTGTGGGACCGCCCGCTCCCCCAAAACCAGGCAAGCTCAACCTGGCCAACCTGCCCGCAGCTCTCCAGGCCAAAATAAGTCACGCCCACCAGTCCAGCGGAGACTTCCCTTCCCCGCCTCCGGAGTGTGCCTactttcctcctccccctccagcCTCTGATCTCTTTCCCcctcctccgcctcctgctgGTGACACCCACATTGGGGCACCCAAGGTGGCTGTGGTCAACCCCCAGCCCCAGGCACCGCCTCCTCCCCCACCTGCTTCGCTTGTCAACAACCCCACCTGGGGGAAGGGGTCGCTGAAGAAGACACCGCCCCCGACGCTTGGGCGGCGCGGCAATGCCACCCCGGAGCCCCCACCCCTCTCACCAGCCCCGCAGCACCCGCCACCCACCTCCCCCAAGGGCAGTACGGGCCAGCCCAACTTCCTGGAAGACCTCAGCCGGACTCTGAGGCGTAAATCGGTGGGGCGTCAGGGATCGCTTGCCTCCTCCCACCTCCCGGACCCAGCGGGCACCATGGATGACATGGCACTGCCGCCGCCACCCCCCGAGCTTCTTTTGGACCCAGAAAAACAGGGTAACGGGGCCTATGCGTCCGGGGGCATCTCAGGCTATGCAACGCTACGGCGGGGACCCCCGCCCGCACCGCCCAAACGCGGGGACACCACCAAACTCACTGGTGAGTGTTGA